One window from the genome of Balneola sp. encodes:
- a CDS encoding amino acid transporter, with product MKHEKLAKELGLSDVYAIATGAMFSSGFFLLPGLAAAETGPSVFLAYLVSGIIVLPTMFSVAELATAMPKAGGTYYIIDRSLGPMIGTIGGYGSWLALVLKSAFALIGMGAYISIFYEVPIIPVAVILTIVFGILNVVGAKETTMLQKILVTALVSIMFFYIVQGVFAVFELDIVKVTQEQFTPFFIDGYYGFFATVGMVFVSYAGLTKVASIAEEVKNPDRNIPLGMFLAIATAVTVYVIGVYIMVALLEPAAFREDLTPVATAGEVFLDWLPEPTGLILVVIAAVAAFASTGNAGIMSASRYPMAMARDKLINERFAKLSKLGTPLWSVVATVLMMIFFLVAFNVAEVAKLASAFQLLLFGLLNLAVIVMRESKIEEYDPGFNSPFYPWIQIAGIILSIILIFEMGVLSILFTILVSVFGIIWFKYYAADKVDRQGAIFHVHARLGKNKDQGLEHEMRNILREKGLRQEDPYEEMISRADVLEFDSSVGYDEILEETSKLYSEKLGRSTDELYEMFSELDADKIIPIASGVALNHARIDADILPEMVLVRIKGGLKVDKLKKLNSKKVGDESLKCLLFFISPDENAGQHLRILAHIAEMVSTKNFLNRWIAADNEEVLREILLRDERFIRLILSNDDGTSEYVGKMIKDISLPGQSLITIIRRNDQIKIPHGITVLQEDDEVSIIGEIEDIKSLKKLLN from the coding sequence ATGAAACATGAAAAATTAGCCAAAGAATTAGGGCTATCAGATGTATATGCAATTGCTACTGGAGCAATGTTTAGTTCAGGCTTTTTTCTATTACCTGGTTTAGCAGCCGCTGAAACGGGTCCTTCTGTATTTTTAGCTTATTTGGTTTCTGGTATTATCGTACTCCCAACTATGTTTAGCGTTGCCGAATTAGCGACGGCCATGCCTAAAGCTGGAGGTACTTACTATATCATCGACAGAAGTCTGGGACCCATGATTGGTACAATTGGGGGATACGGTTCATGGTTAGCCTTAGTCCTGAAAAGTGCTTTTGCTTTGATAGGTATGGGAGCGTACATATCCATTTTTTATGAAGTTCCGATAATACCAGTAGCTGTGATTTTGACCATCGTTTTTGGGATTTTGAATGTGGTGGGAGCTAAAGAAACCACGATGTTGCAGAAGATTTTGGTAACAGCGTTAGTCTCCATCATGTTTTTCTACATTGTACAAGGGGTATTTGCTGTTTTTGAGCTGGATATTGTAAAAGTGACTCAAGAGCAATTCACTCCATTTTTTATTGATGGCTATTATGGATTTTTCGCTACGGTAGGGATGGTGTTTGTGTCTTATGCCGGTCTCACAAAAGTAGCTAGCATAGCCGAAGAGGTTAAAAATCCAGATCGGAATATTCCTCTGGGAATGTTTCTGGCGATTGCTACAGCGGTCACGGTTTATGTGATAGGTGTATATATCATGGTTGCTTTGCTTGAACCTGCAGCCTTCCGCGAAGATCTTACGCCGGTTGCTACAGCAGGAGAGGTATTTTTAGATTGGCTTCCTGAACCAACAGGACTAATTCTGGTTGTGATTGCGGCTGTAGCGGCTTTTGCCTCAACTGGAAATGCAGGAATTATGTCGGCTTCCAGATACCCAATGGCAATGGCGCGCGATAAATTAATCAACGAACGATTTGCCAAGCTTAGTAAACTGGGAACACCGCTATGGTCAGTAGTGGCCACGGTATTGATGATGATATTCTTCTTGGTAGCTTTCAATGTTGCTGAAGTTGCGAAGCTCGCGAGTGCTTTTCAGTTACTGCTATTTGGGTTACTGAATCTTGCCGTAATTGTAATGCGAGAAAGTAAGATTGAGGAATATGATCCTGGCTTTAATTCACCATTCTATCCCTGGATACAGATTGCGGGTATTATACTATCCATTATTCTGATTTTTGAAATGGGCGTCTTATCTATTCTATTCACAATTCTTGTGAGTGTATTCGGAATTATTTGGTTCAAGTACTATGCAGCGGATAAAGTAGATCGTCAAGGTGCTATTTTTCATGTTCATGCCCGGCTTGGAAAAAACAAAGATCAGGGACTTGAGCACGAAATGAGAAATATATTACGAGAAAAAGGTCTGCGTCAAGAAGATCCATATGAGGAAATGATATCAAGAGCAGATGTACTCGAGTTCGATTCATCCGTTGGGTACGACGAGATTCTTGAGGAAACCAGCAAGCTGTACTCCGAAAAACTAGGCAGAAGTACTGATGAATTATATGAAATGTTTTCTGAGCTCGATGCCGATAAAATCATTCCTATTGCAAGCGGGGTAGCTCTGAATCATGCCCGAATTGATGCTGATATTTTACCTGAAATGGTGTTGGTTCGTATTAAAGGCGGCTTAAAAGTAGATAAGCTCAAAAAGCTGAATTCTAAAAAAGTAGGGGATGAATCCTTAAAGTGTTTACTTTTCTTCATAAGCCCTGACGAAAACGCGGGTCAACATTTGAGGATATTGGCCCATATCGCTGAAATGGTAAGTACGAAAAACTTCCTGAATAGGTGGATAGCAGCAGATAATGAAGAAGTACTTCGTGAGATTTTATTAAGGGATGAACGTTTCATCAGGCTTATTTTAAGCAATGATGATGGAACTTCAGAGTATGTTGGAAAGATGATTAAAGACATTTCCCTTCCAGGTCAAAGTCTGATCACAATTATAAGGCGGAATGACCAGATCAAAATTCCACATGGAATAACAGTCCTTCAGGAAGATGATGAAGTCTCCATCATCGGTGAGATTGAAGACATCAAATCACTGAAAAAACTGCTGAATTAA
- the lysA gene encoding diaminopimelate decarboxylase, producing the protein MFPNTIIPALQKFKTPYFFYDFDVLRKTLEEVKKHAIAKDFHVHFALKANNQTRILEIIKEAGLGADCVSGGEVNRAIEAGFNPDEIAFAGVGKSDEEIELGLKHDIFCFNVESHQEIEVLNEMAGKHGKKAHIALRLNPNVEADTHKYITTGLKENKFGINETDLDEVLGMLPRLKNIELIGIHFHIGSQIQKFTPFEELCKKANQLNNYIEDKGFKLTVINVGGGFGINYDHPNNNSIPDFERFFGLFKENITLKSHQKLHFELGRSIVGQCGSLITKVLFTKSGQAKNFAVVDAGMTELIRPALYQATHRIDVLTSDKTEKTYDVVGPICESSDTFRKDISIPEVQRGDLVAIRSAGAYGEVMRSAYNLREANPSIFSDDIK; encoded by the coding sequence ATGTTTCCAAACACTATTATTCCTGCACTGCAAAAGTTTAAAACCCCCTATTTTTTCTATGATTTTGACGTACTCAGAAAGACGCTCGAAGAAGTAAAGAAACATGCAATTGCTAAAGACTTTCATGTTCACTTCGCTTTAAAGGCGAATAATCAAACTCGTATTCTTGAGATTATTAAGGAAGCGGGTCTGGGAGCTGATTGCGTAAGTGGTGGTGAAGTAAACCGTGCCATTGAAGCAGGATTTAATCCGGATGAAATAGCCTTTGCAGGGGTTGGTAAAAGTGACGAAGAAATAGAATTAGGGCTTAAGCATGATATCTTTTGCTTCAACGTTGAGTCGCATCAGGAAATAGAAGTACTTAATGAAATGGCCGGAAAACATGGGAAAAAAGCACACATCGCTTTGCGACTTAACCCAAATGTTGAAGCCGATACGCATAAATATATTACGACCGGACTCAAGGAAAACAAGTTCGGAATTAATGAGACCGATTTAGATGAGGTCCTGGGAATGTTGCCTCGGTTAAAAAACATCGAATTAATAGGCATCCACTTTCATATTGGATCTCAGATCCAAAAATTCACTCCTTTTGAGGAGCTCTGCAAAAAAGCCAATCAGCTTAACAATTACATCGAAGACAAGGGATTCAAGCTTACGGTTATTAATGTTGGCGGTGGATTTGGCATTAACTACGATCACCCTAACAATAATTCTATTCCTGATTTTGAACGTTTCTTTGGGCTTTTTAAAGAGAACATCACCCTAAAAAGTCATCAGAAGTTACACTTTGAATTAGGCCGTTCAATTGTAGGTCAGTGTGGTAGCCTGATTACGAAAGTGCTGTTTACGAAAAGCGGACAGGCCAAGAACTTCGCTGTGGTTGATGCGGGCATGACAGAACTTATCCGTCCCGCTCTCTATCAGGCTACTCACCGTATCGATGTTCTTACAAGCGATAAAACTGAAAAAACCTATGATGTGGTTGGCCCGATTTGTGAGAGCTCAGATACCTTCCGAAAAGACATTTCCATCCCAGAAGTTCAGCGCGGTGATCTAGTGGCTATCCGAAGTGCCGGTGCATATGGTGAAGTAATGAGAAGTGCATATAACTTGAGGGAAGCGAATCCTTCTATATTCTCAGATGACATCAAATAA
- a CDS encoding aminoacetone oxidase family FAD-binding enzyme, with translation MSKKELQVAVIGGGAAGFFSAISAKTHNPDAKVTIYEKSDKLLSKVRISGGGRCNVTHHCFDVRELVKFYPRGERPLKKAFGMWSPSDTVAWFEKRGVELKTEPDGRMFPTTDDSETIIDCLMEETRKLGIGIKTGANIKSLSKLEEGYEMGFHRGGRKTADRVIIATGGSPRAKGFDWLRELGHDIEEPVPSLFTFNMPDEPIKELMGVVAEPVSIKIMGSNLKSSGPLLITHWGMSGPAVLKLSSFGARDFHDMDYEFKALVNWTGDRPEQEVRSLLKDIEAEHGKKKIPNVNPFGLPNRLWNFLIDKLELGDAMIWQNLGKKNINRLVHLLTNDEYQVQGKTTFKEEFVTCGGISLLDVDMKTMESRKSPDLYFAGEVLDIDGVTGGFNFQAAWTTGYIAGKLK, from the coding sequence ATGAGTAAAAAAGAGCTACAAGTTGCGGTAATTGGTGGAGGTGCGGCTGGATTTTTCAGCGCTATATCAGCTAAAACACACAATCCGGATGCCAAAGTCACCATCTATGAAAAGTCGGATAAGCTACTTTCAAAAGTCAGGATTTCAGGTGGCGGAAGATGTAATGTAACCCACCATTGTTTTGATGTGAGGGAACTTGTGAAGTTTTACCCTCGCGGTGAGCGGCCTTTAAAGAAAGCCTTTGGGATGTGGTCGCCATCGGATACAGTGGCTTGGTTTGAGAAAAGGGGAGTAGAGCTTAAGACGGAACCTGATGGACGTATGTTCCCAACTACCGATGATTCTGAAACGATCATCGACTGTCTCATGGAAGAAACCCGGAAGCTGGGTATAGGAATCAAAACCGGCGCCAATATAAAAAGCCTTTCGAAGCTGGAAGAAGGCTATGAGATGGGATTCCATCGGGGAGGGAGGAAAACGGCTGACAGAGTAATTATTGCAACAGGAGGAAGTCCGCGAGCAAAAGGCTTTGATTGGCTGCGCGAGCTTGGGCACGATATTGAAGAACCGGTTCCTTCATTATTTACATTCAACATGCCGGACGAACCGATAAAAGAGCTAATGGGTGTTGTTGCCGAGCCGGTTTCCATTAAAATTATGGGATCGAATCTTAAAAGCAGTGGCCCTTTGTTAATTACTCACTGGGGAATGAGCGGCCCGGCCGTGTTAAAGCTATCATCTTTTGGGGCTCGCGATTTCCATGACATGGATTATGAGTTCAAAGCCTTGGTAAACTGGACGGGAGATCGGCCTGAGCAGGAAGTGAGGTCATTACTCAAAGACATAGAAGCCGAGCACGGAAAAAAGAAAATTCCGAATGTAAATCCATTTGGACTGCCCAATAGATTATGGAATTTTCTGATTGATAAGCTGGAACTTGGGGATGCCATGATCTGGCAAAATTTGGGGAAGAAAAACATCAATCGCTTGGTGCATTTACTCACTAATGACGAGTATCAGGTTCAGGGAAAAACGACTTTCAAAGAAGAGTTTGTAACCTGTGGCGGAATTAGCCTGCTGGATGTAGATATGAAAACAATGGAAAGCCGAAAATCACCAGATCTCTACTTTGCGGGTGAAGTGCTAGATATTGATGGAGTCACAGGTGGATTCAATTTTCAGGCAGCATGGACAACTGGGTATATTGCCGGGAAGCTCAAATAA